One Deltaproteobacteria bacterium genomic region harbors:
- a CDS encoding PBP1A family penicillin-binding protein: MKFLKFFSIKKLIALVLAAVLIGVVAVSAVFVAASSSLPQIMAVSDYKPRLVSDVFARGGERIGEYKYEVRKLVTIDKVPKQMIDAFLAIEDRQFYEHTGINYLAIARAMLTNLTSSRTQGASTITQQLAKQLFLSPERTYTRKIKEALLAKKLEENLSKDEILYLYLNQIFFGSGANGVAAAADIYFRKTLDKLTLAEIAVIAGLPQRPSAYSPIRNPKLAKGRQREVLNAMVAFGKITQAEADKAFNEPLTVYLEKEYNSIAPFAVETIRQILVEKIGENKVINEGIQVYTTIDFNQQKAAQEQVRAGLREVDKRQGYRGPLKNLKTPEEVEKLLGEVRAKLMEELSPVRVVTPEGAVKEETPADFKKPYRKLDAKGQVVGNLPPYALLDRAVEVVVTRVDDDLGLVYVRLAESEALMDIADLEWARKPDPQINAERAPKVTKPSAVLKSGDVVLAKILGDRFVSPREKELTAKIASIKKTNARYIAPDFNLYARVALEQEPIVQGSLISFDLKSGETVALVGGYEFGKSAGQSEFNRAIQAKRQTGSSFKSIVYAAALDKGFNPATPVQDAPIVYEGDASTVEGQDTDIKKWKPHNHGEKFAGDILFRNALVRSLNIPTVKILESVGVSWVIDYARRFGIFSPLNADLSLGLGSSSMTLYEMTRTFGQFAKLGKRLKPLIVHKVTDREGNVLIENITLDMFFEKDLAPIEAEYEEKRVSYMQSLKSGEGAAAPTATPSVQDGSPPAEGEVVAEDPSKRKIPLIYFEDPNQLMQPQTAFVMTSLLAATVTDEGGTAGRARSLGRPTAGKTGTTNGYFDGWFVGYTAQYATGVWVGFDEERSMGAGEVGGRTALPIWIEYMRLAHGEDQPQPFAVPPGIVFANIDSQTGKLASSSSRSVVNQAFVRGTEPRELSGAPATRDDSDFYKEDMAE; this comes from the coding sequence ATGAAATTCCTGAAATTCTTTTCGATCAAAAAGCTGATTGCCCTCGTATTAGCCGCGGTACTGATTGGCGTTGTCGCCGTGTCTGCGGTCTTCGTTGCGGCATCAAGTTCGCTTCCGCAAATCATGGCCGTCAGCGATTACAAACCTCGTCTTGTCAGCGATGTCTTTGCCCGGGGCGGTGAACGTATTGGTGAATACAAATACGAAGTTCGAAAACTTGTGACGATCGACAAAGTACCGAAACAAATGATCGACGCCTTCTTGGCGATCGAAGATCGTCAGTTCTACGAACACACAGGAATTAACTACCTCGCTATTGCACGAGCGATGTTGACTAACCTGACTTCCAGCCGAACCCAAGGTGCATCGACGATCACGCAACAGCTGGCGAAGCAGTTATTTCTTTCGCCCGAGCGAACCTACACCAGAAAAATCAAAGAAGCATTGCTCGCGAAAAAGTTGGAAGAGAATTTATCGAAAGACGAGATTCTTTATTTGTACCTGAACCAAATCTTCTTTGGTTCGGGCGCAAACGGTGTCGCTGCAGCGGCGGATATTTATTTTAGAAAAACTTTAGACAAGTTGACGCTTGCGGAAATCGCAGTGATCGCCGGGCTTCCACAGCGACCAAGTGCTTATTCGCCTATTCGAAATCCGAAACTTGCAAAAGGTCGACAGCGCGAAGTTTTGAACGCGATGGTTGCCTTCGGAAAAATCACACAAGCAGAAGCTGATAAAGCTTTTAATGAGCCGCTGACTGTTTACCTCGAAAAGGAATATAATTCGATCGCGCCGTTTGCGGTCGAAACAATCCGCCAGATTCTTGTCGAAAAAATCGGTGAGAACAAAGTTATCAATGAAGGTATTCAGGTTTACACGACCATTGATTTTAATCAGCAAAAGGCGGCTCAGGAACAAGTGCGCGCGGGACTTCGAGAGGTCGATAAACGACAAGGGTATCGCGGGCCTCTGAAAAACTTGAAAACTCCGGAAGAGGTGGAAAAACTTTTAGGTGAAGTCCGAGCGAAGCTGATGGAAGAACTTTCTCCCGTTCGCGTGGTGACGCCTGAAGGTGCCGTGAAGGAAGAAACACCCGCAGATTTCAAAAAACCGTACCGAAAGCTCGATGCAAAAGGACAGGTCGTCGGAAATCTTCCGCCCTATGCTCTGCTCGATCGCGCGGTCGAAGTTGTCGTCACGCGGGTCGACGATGATTTGGGCCTTGTGTATGTGCGTCTCGCAGAAAGCGAAGCACTGATGGACATCGCAGATCTCGAGTGGGCGCGAAAGCCTGATCCCCAAATCAATGCCGAGCGAGCGCCGAAAGTCACGAAGCCGTCGGCGGTGTTGAAATCGGGCGATGTTGTGCTAGCGAAAATTCTTGGAGATCGCTTTGTTTCACCGCGAGAAAAAGAACTGACTGCGAAAATCGCCAGCATCAAAAAAACCAATGCCCGTTACATTGCTCCAGACTTCAATCTTTATGCGCGTGTAGCGCTTGAACAAGAGCCGATCGTTCAGGGTTCACTAATCTCGTTTGACCTGAAGTCCGGCGAAACAGTTGCCCTTGTTGGCGGATATGAGTTTGGTAAATCCGCAGGTCAGTCGGAGTTCAATCGGGCGATCCAAGCCAAACGTCAAACGGGTTCGAGCTTTAAGTCGATCGTCTATGCTGCTGCTCTGGATAAAGGCTTCAACCCCGCGACTCCCGTTCAAGATGCCCCAATTGTTTACGAAGGAGATGCGTCCACTGTTGAGGGCCAAGACACTGATATTAAAAAGTGGAAGCCCCACAATCACGGAGAAAAATTCGCCGGTGACATCCTGTTCCGCAACGCACTTGTTCGGTCGCTGAATATTCCTACTGTTAAAATCCTAGAATCCGTCGGCGTTTCGTGGGTGATTGATTACGCTCGCAGGTTCGGTATTTTCTCTCCGCTCAATGCCGATCTCTCGTTGGGCTTGGGTTCGAGCTCGATGACTCTTTACGAAATGACTCGAACATTCGGTCAATTCGCAAAGCTAGGAAAACGCTTAAAGCCTTTGATCGTTCACAAAGTTACGGACCGCGAAGGCAATGTTTTGATAGAGAACATCACGCTCGATATGTTCTTCGAAAAAGATCTCGCGCCGATTGAAGCCGAGTACGAGGAGAAGCGCGTCAGCTACATGCAGTCGCTGAAATCCGGTGAAGGCGCTGCCGCGCCAACCGCCACTCCGTCGGTTCAAGACGGTTCGCCTCCGGCCGAAGGCGAAGTCGTAGCCGAAGACCCTTCGAAGAGAAAAATTCCGCTGATTTATTTCGAAGATCCCAATCAATTGATGCAGCCACAGACGGCGTTCGTCATGACGTCTTTGCTGGCGGCCACTGTGACCGATGAAGGCGGAACAGCTGGCAGAGCTCGCTCGCTGGGGCGACCAACTGCAGGAAAAACTGGTACAACCAATGGGTATTTTGATGGTTGGTTTGTCGGCTATACTGCACAGTACGCCACCGGAGTTTGGGTCGGCTTTGACGAAGAGCGATCCATGGGTGCAGGCGAAGTGGGCGGACGCACCGCCCTGCCTATTTGGATCGAATATATGAGGCTCGCGCACGGCGAGGATCAACCTCAACCGTTCGCGGTCCCACCTGGAATCGTTTTCGCGAATATCGATTCACAAACGGGTAAATTGGCGTCTTCTTCTAGTCGATCTGTAGTGAATCAGGCGTTCGTTCGAGGTACTGAACCTCGTGAGCTTAGCGGTGCACCTGCGACGCGAGACGATTCTGATTTCTACAAAGAGGACATGGCCGAATGA